The sequence below is a genomic window from Mobula birostris isolate sMobBir1 chromosome 11, sMobBir1.hap1, whole genome shotgun sequence.
tgagaaactcaatcatacgtgatcactctttccaagaggatccctaaccaCAAGACAGAAGTGTGTTTGATGTAACTTTATTAGATTGTACAGTTTTCAGGAAACATTGATCAAATCTCCATGTGAAGGGGAGACTCCCCCAGAAAACAATGGGGAAAGGCATTGTCAACAGCCAttcccccatcccctctcccgCCACTCTCTAGTTTTGCCTCTTACTTCGGTCTCCCAGTTGGGAAACAGATGGACAAAGGAGACGGCAGGTAAGTTGCGCAGTGCAGTGGGGAGCAATTCAATGTTTTCCTCTCTTTCTTTCACCCCgtccacacccctctctctctctctctctccctccctctatctcactcactgtcctctctcccttccccttcctttctcttTAACccataatctctctctctcttcctctctctcacttcctctcttccaggggttcccaacctttttaattccTTGGATCACTACCATTAACCGAAGTATCCATGGACCCcagctgggaacccctggtctctccccacctcctcactctctgtctgtctctccctctttctctctcacagctTCTCTATCTTccttcccatctctctctctatctctctccctctctctcctcatctgtctgcctctctctatttctccctctttctcccttctCTGCCTGCCTCTGTCTCTATTTTGCAGAAAGCAATTTTACTTGTTAGAAGAGCTGTGCTGGTGGGtgggattttgtgtgtgatgagGCAGGGTGTGGAAGTGCCGTCCCATTTCCAGAGGGGTGCATAGAGGAGGAAGAGGTAGTGGTGAAGGAGTGGTTGAGCTACTAAACCAGTTCGGAGCACATTCCCCTCCCCATCGCTCCTTCTGCGGGACGGGGGAAAGTTAGATGAGGTGGCATGAGTGCTGGGACGGAAGAGAGGACGGGAGAGGAGTTAGATCGTAAAACAGAACTTCTACCTCTCTGTCCTAGCAGAGGAGATGTTGTTTACCTGATGGGATGGGGAGTGAtgttgaggggaggggagagaggaaggggaaggagggagggagggagaaagaagaGAAAGTAGAGAGTTCCTAAATCACCTCAGTAGGCTCTCTCCCTTTTGGAGGGAGGATGAGAGAAAGTATTGTCCTGGGtctggtgagatggaggaaaggtaggatggaggaaggggaggatATGGGAAGGCAGGGTCCTCCTAAACCAGTTCAGGACCCCCATCTCCCTCctgagatggaagaggaggagggaggagggcaTTCGTGTCCTCAGGGATGGTCGCAGGGAGGCCACCATTTGCTtcaggtggaggaggagggggagggtcgGGGGAGGTGGTGGGTGAGGGGACAGACCCCAGCAGCCTCTGCGCCTCGCCACCCTCTGTGCCTTCACCCtcgggaaggggggagaaggccTCAAGGACAAGTGAGGGTGCACGGGATTTACGCTTGTGGAAGAACGTGCCAAGGGAAAGGCGGTGGGAGGCACCAGGTGGAGGCTCCTCGCCAGGGGGGCCGTTAGGATCTTCTTCTGCGCCACCCCGTCCTCCCTCCTCAAGCCCCAGGGCCACGGGCCCAGCCCATGGGTCCCCAGCCTTGGCAGGACGCCTGGCCGCGTAGTCCCCTCGTCGCCGGAAGCAACAGATACAGGCCAGGGCCACGATCGCCACCACGATCAATGAGGCCACTACCAAGATGACTGCCAAGATGGTGCCAAGTGTGTGGGGTTGACTAAGGCTGCTTGCTGTccagggactgagtgacaccgTCGCACTGGCACTGTGGGTGGTGTCCGAACTCTCacttacagtggattccggtGTGGCACTGGCAGTGAAATTGGGGGCACTGGCAGTAGTGCTGGTGCCACTGAATGCAGGCACATTGGTTTTCAGTGGCACACTGCTGTAAGCGGCAGAGCTGCTGGTCACTGGCTCACTGGATTTCTGTGGTGCAGTGGTGAGGCTGGTGGCTCTGGAATTGAGTGGTGTGGTGATCATTGCAGTGGATTCCAACCGTGCACTGGTCTTGGTGCTAACGTGAACCGAGGTGGAGGAGGCCGATGTGCTGGACGTGCGTGCAGTGGATTCCCAGGCTGCACTGGCAGATATTGACCTGGCCGAGGAGATGGATTCTCTGGTAGATGGCGTACTAGCTGAGGAGATGGATCCACCAGTAGATGGGACACTGGTCACAACTGAACTGGAAGCAGTGGGAGTAGTGAGCAGTGAAGGTGTAGCACCAGAGCTGGAGTTGTCCGCAGAGCTGATTTCACTGGAGCCATTCACCACCCAGCGGGGTCCAGACGAGGGCACTTGCGAGGTATTGAGCAGACTGGAAGGAGAGCTGGTGAAGACCCAGGGCAGCCCTGATCCCCAGAGCAGCCCCAGAGCGAGGAAGTGTCTGGTGTTCATCCTCTGACATCAGCAGTAACACAGGCAGAACAATGTAGGGAAACAGCACGACATGGAAActgtggagagtgggaaagaaTCAGCAACAGTGTGCACAGACCAGTATCCTTGACGTATGCATCACTGACACATGCCACATCGTGACAACAGATGACACAcaataacactgacacacccctcaccgtcacactgacacaaccctcaccgtaacactgacacacccctcaccgtcacactgacacacccctcaccgtaacactgaaacacccagcaccgtaacactgacacacccctcaccgtaacactgacacacccctcagcatcacactgaaacacccagcaccgtaacactgacatacccctcaccgtcacactgacagacccagcaccatcacactgacacacccctcaccgtaacactgacacacccctcagcgtcacactgaaacacccagcaccgtaacactgacacacccctcaccgtaacactgacacacccttcgccgtaacactgacacacccctcaacgtcacactgaaacacccagcaccgtcacactgacacacccctcagagtcacactgacacacccctcagcgtcacactgacacacccctcaccgttaCACTGAAACACAcatcaccgtaacactgacacacccttcAGCGTCACACCGAAACACCCagcaccgtaacactgacacacccctcaccatcacactgacacacccctcagcatgacactgacacacccctcaccgtaacacagacacacccctcaccgtaacagtgacacacccctcactgtcacactgaaacacccctcaccgtcacactgacacacacatcaccgtaacactgacacacctctcaGCGTCACACTGACAGACCCAGCAccatcacactgacacacccctcaccgacacactgacacacccctcagcgTCACACTGTCACACCCagcaccgtaacactgacacacccctcaccgtaacactgacacacccctcaccgtcacactgacacacacatcaccgtaacactgatacacccctcaccgtcacactgaaacacccagcaccgtaacactgacacacccctcaccgtcacactgacacacccctcaccgtaacactgacacacccctcaccgtcacactgacacacacatcaccgtaacactgacacacccttcAGCGTCACACCGAAACACCCagcaccgtaacactgacacacccctcaccatcacactgacacacccctcagcgtcacactgacacacccctcaccgtaacacagacacaccactcaccgtaacagtgacacacccctcaccgtcacactgaaacagccctcaccatcacactgacacacccagcaccgtaacactgacacacacatcaccgtaacactgacacacccttcAGCGTCACACCGAAACAACCAGAAccatcacactgacacacccctcaccgtaacactgaaacacccagcaccgtaacactgacacacccctcaccataacactgacagacccagcaccatcacactgacacacacctcaCCATCACAATGACACACCCCTCAgcgtcacactgacacacccctcaccgtaacacagacacaccactcaccgtaacagtgacacacccctcaccgtca
It includes:
- the LOC140204703 gene encoding uncharacterized protein, whose protein sequence is MNTRHFLALGLLWGSGLPWVFTSSPSSLLNTSQVPSSGPRWVVNGSSEISSADNSSSGATPSLLTTPTASSSVVTSVPSTGGSISSASTPSTRESISSARSISASAAWESTARTSSTSASSTSVHVSTKTSARLESTAMITTPLNSRATSLTTAPQKSSEPVTSSSAAYSSVPLKTNVPAFSGTSTTASAPNFTASATPESTVSESSDTTHSASATVSLSPWTASSLSQPHTLGTILAVILVVASLIVVAIVALACICCFRRRGDYAARRPAKAGDPWAGPVALGLEEGGRGGAEEDPNGPPGEEPPPGASHRLSLGTFFHKRKSRAPSLVLEAFSPLPEGEGTEGGEAQRLLGSVPSPTTSPDPPPPPPPEANGGLPATIPEDTNALLPPPLPSQEGDGGPELV